GAAGGGGGGTCGGATGCAGACACGGACACAGGACGCCGATGCGTGTAGGCTCTTTTTTACTTCTCTCTGATTTCTGCCTTTAAACTCCGCAATCCGCAATCCATTCTTCCCTTCTATTTCTTCTTTGATTGCTCGTGTATAATACGAATTCGTGTCTGGAGCGGGGGTGTTTCATGATTGAGATTGCTGACCTCACGATGCAGTTGACCAGTGGGGGAAGGAGGGTGACGATCCTCGACCGGATCGACCTTTCGGTGCCGGCGAAGCAGTTTTTGGCGGTCATCGGGCCCTCCGGGAGCGGGAAGTCGACGTTGTTGGGGTTGATGGCGGGGCTCGATCGTCCCACCTCCGGGTCGATTCGCATCGAGGGGGTCTCTCTTTCGGAGCTGAGCGAGGATGATCTCGCGCGGCTTCGCCGCGAGAAGATCGGGATGATCTTTCAGTCGTTTCATCTCATTCCGACCCTGACGGCGCTGGAGAATGTTCAAGTTCCACTTGAGCTTCGTGGGGAGGCCGGTGCCGATCGGGAGGGGTATCGGCTCCTCGAAGCGGTGGGGCTGGGCGATCGGAGCGGGCATTATCCGGTCCAGCTTTCGGGCGGTGAGCAGCAGCGGGTCGCCGTTGCCCGCGCCTATGCCGCGAAGCCGCGCCTTCTTCTCGCCGATGAGCCGACCGGCAACCTCGATTCGGCGAATGGCGCCCGGGTGATCGACCTTCTCTTCCAGCTCCACCGAGACCAGGGGACGACGCTGATCTTGGTGACCCACGACCCGACGCTGGCGGCGCGCGCGGAGCGGACGATCTCTCTGCGAGATGGCCGGATCGTTGACGATCGGACTCAAGGAGCCCCATGAGCCGATTTGTTCTCCGGATGGTCTGGCGGGAGGCGCGCGGCTCCTTTCGACATTTTCTCTCCTTCCTCCTCTCCATCGCGTTGGGGGTCGGATCGATCGTCGGCGTCGGCAACATCGCCGCCAATCTACAGGAGATGAGCTTTCACGAGTCACGCAACCTTCTCGCCGGCGATCTGGAGGCGCGGCTGAATCGGCCGCTTTCTCCGGCGGGGGAAGGGGCCCTTTCCGATCTGCCGCAGGGGGTTCAATTCATACGGGTCACCGAG
This DNA window, taken from Candidatus Manganitrophaceae bacterium, encodes the following:
- a CDS encoding ABC transporter ATP-binding protein, yielding MIEIADLTMQLTSGGRRVTILDRIDLSVPAKQFLAVIGPSGSGKSTLLGLMAGLDRPTSGSIRIEGVSLSELSEDDLARLRREKIGMIFQSFHLIPTLTALENVQVPLELRGEAGADREGYRLLEAVGLGDRSGHYPVQLSGGEQQRVAVARAYAAKPRLLLADEPTGNLDSANGARVIDLLFQLHRDQGTTLILVTHDPTLAARAERTISLRDGRIVDDRTQGAP